Within the Gossypium raimondii isolate GPD5lz chromosome 12, ASM2569854v1, whole genome shotgun sequence genome, the region TTGTATCTTCCTTGGAGGTAATCCGGTCTCGTGGAGCTCGAAGAAGCAGCATGTTGTGTCTCGTTCCACAGCAGAGGCGGAATACAGGAGTGTTGCACATGTCACCGCTGAAATGACGTGGATACAATCCCTGTTGACTGAATTGTTTGTTCCAAGCTTACCAAAGGCACTGGTTTGGTGTGATAGCTCAGGAGCGATAGCAGTTGCAGGAAATCCAGTCATGCACTCCAAATTCAAACATGTGGAGCTAGATATTTTCTCTCTCAGAGAAAAGGTGGCAGCTGGAGTAGTTCAAGTTGGTCATGTCCCAGGGACCCATCAGCTAGCAGACATACTAACAAAGCCTTTGTCAGCTTCAGGGTTTAACCGTTTTCGGGATTTACTTCGAGTGGTTAACATGAACTAGGAGGGATTTTAGTTAGCCAGGGAACAGATAGGTATGAGGAATATTAGGAGATAAAGAAGAGTTGGTTAGTTGTTAACAGTTAGTTAGGTAAGAGCAGTTATAACCACTTTTGACTTACTGTATATATACGTACTTTGCATGAGAAAGcatatatgaaaaaataatagaTGAGTTTCTATTCAGTGTTTCTATAAGGTTAGCACATGCAATGTCTCCCCTCTACCATCTCTCCAGCTCACAATCCAAGcacttcaatatatatatccttGCCGTTTCTTTGCACACGTTGAAACCATCCTAGTTGCTAATGCACGGGAGTTGGTgacatttttcaaatatattaaggAAAAGCAGACAACCAATTCATTATTTCCACGTGTGTGTTAGCACTTACCATtagttttcatgcaatttgaTAACAAAATAAAGAAGGGTTTGAAGTTGAACAAGATCCACTTTCTGATCCTTGCTTCCTTTTCCCCTaacataagaaaattttatgattaacaTAATATCAAATTAGCATCTTTTCATTGCCATCTTCCATGTGATAAACTGACGGGCAtggagtttttaatttttagcaagTCTTCCATTGTCTTCAGTGGGGCAAGAGGAATCCTGGCAGCTCACATATTCAtacaaatgtttcatgagataTTCCAAGACACCAGTTGTGATGATGAGGCTCTATAATTCAACTTGGGGACAATTAAAGTTAGGTCTAAGTTACTGGGATTCGGGTGTAAGTTTTGGATATTAGCATGTGCTGgataaaagtatttttcaagttttttcttGTTCATGGTTGAATATGTCTGaagtaaaaacaattttggaaaTATAACTAAATGATTTCCCAAGAGGtagaattttgagaaagaaGATTGTATAAtctttgtatttcttttctattgTATAACCTCTGTAAAATTACAGTATATATGTACAACTGCGATGCCAATATTTAACAGCTGATGATATTAAGAACAGTAACTCTAGTTTTTATCATATGCCTGGAGAGGGTTTCAAGGCCTTCTTCAAGATCTTGGATGCTCAACTCTGAGCTTTGAAGCTCCTTTTGCACGTTCTCGACATGCTTCATGTTTTCGGATTTGATGCAGGAACGCACTGCAGCTTCAGCAGTCAAAAATTTATTTGCTTTCTGTTCTTCCTCGCACATTACTTTCTTCTGGTGCATTAGCTTCAAAACCAGCGACCAACGGCTCGATTTTGGTTCTGCCTCTGGCCCTGAAATAAAGGACAATACGGATTCTAGCACGCTGATGGTAACTGCTTCTACATCTCTTAAGACGCTAATCACAGCTCCATTCTCGCCAGGAGTACTGAGTTTATTCTGTATATGCTTCAAGTTCTTTAAGGCCTTGCAGATTGCCTTTTTCATGGCTTTCCTAGATGTCAAGTATTTCCTAAACTCATTAGCAAGCCCTTCGGCTCCACGTCTTCTGCGTAAAATTGACTGAAGCTCTTGTGTGCATTCCTTTGTCTGCAACAAGGCATCCTTAGCAGTGGTACATACATCCAAGAGCATGAGAGATCCATCCAAAAGCTCTTCAACCATTTCCCTTTGCTTCTCTTGGGCGAGAGCTTGTTGGGTGAGGGGAAATTGAAGCAATACATCAACACATTCATGCAAATCCTGAAGACCACTTAGATTGTGGCCTATCAATGATGATGTAGAGGCTGATTGAGATGCCCTCAATCGGTTCAGGTTCTCGTCGATTTGTGAAACGATAGGGTGTTGCCTTGAGGGCAAGCTGTTTGATCGAGCATGGTAAGAGGCTGCCATTTTCTTGTTATGCAAAAGCGATATGTGTTTCCAACTCTGCTTAGCTATTTGCTGTAGTCCCCTTACCATCTGCGCAACATATATATTACAGGTTGAGGCCAGACACGAGGAATCtcaatcattttaaatatcaattggAAGGAAGCAACATGAACTAACTCGATCTCGATCCCCACAACTATCGCCAAAATGTTTCTGCTGTGTCTCCTCTCCACAATCACAACAACTCATCACCCTTCGGTAGCAACAAACACTACTAGTTTTCAATGCCATAATATccatataaacaaatattatataataatgcgCACTGTGGTACTACATTCAATGCCTTGTATTAATGAATCATTTGCTTTCAACTTGTCTCGtcttcttcttgtttttgcTGTCTTGTTGATTAGGTTCCGCAAGGAGGCAAGATCCGCTTACTTCTAacaatttatcttttttatgcAGCAACACATGTATGGAatgaaattatttctttattattattactactttTTTTTAGCCAATACGAGTCCTTTAGCTGGTTTTGCATCTCAACATGATGTGTTCATCTCCTGACCCACAACCAGCAtcaacattttcaaattcattaatgtCTCTTCCTGTTTGCTATTCGATTCTGGAAACTAACAACCAGCTGGTCTTCTTTCATTGTTCTTTTGGCCCTGAGATAAGGGACAACAAATTGTCAAACATGGAACAAGTCACGGTTTCAATCTCCCTTACCAAGTTAACCATGGCCTAGCTATCATCATCATCTCAACAAGAGAAAAACATGTTCTGTTTCCGAACCCTCTACATTTTTCAACGAATTTTGGATATGGATTCTACTAAATTTGGTGCTTCATTGTTTATCTATCTTCTACTATATATACAAGTACCAACTCTCTCTATATAAATGTAAGTCCCATTACTGGGAATTTCAAACGTCTCCACCTTTATTCCTTATTTCCCgttgtaattaaaaaattttcttttgtatttttcattgcttattattttatcaagtcTAGTTAAATTTCAGTCTAGCCTAAGGCTAACAAAGAATTGGTGTTGGAACTGTGAGATTTGAAACCGCACTTCATCTCATGTTTGCCTTGATATTCACTGTTTTCTCTAAATTATAAGAAAGATAAAGCTTGTCTCTTAGTATCGCTTTTGGCTTCATTTCGAGAGAGACTCCTTATTCGATGCTTTGAACAATACATGGTTGTTAAATATAACTCAATCCATAattgttagtttattttattgaagAACAAATGGACATGGTTTCTTTGGGTGTGCAATTGGATGATGTCATGGGAACTAGCTATCTAATTTAAATGGACCGCGCAATTTATAGTGTTAATTAGAGTCAAGGTTTTCTCGTTCACAAGGCTGTCGAATAATTTAAATGTTCTCGACCCCTCGAAAACCTTGACggaaatgaaaaatgactaTGAACATCTTTTGACATTTTCGATGGAGGAGCTCGAAAGGATTTGGTCATACTCCATTCATTGGAATCTTGGAGCTACGATTTGGCTTGTTTCTTTTCGTTGCACATGTCTTCCATCTTCTGTGCTCTTTCAGATAAAACCACAAACTTTTTCAATTCAAGTGCTCCCACTAACATTCGGATATCTTTGTTCAGACCCTACTCGAAACGGGTGCACATTTCATCTTCTGTTGGCATAATCTCTCGGGCGTACTTACTAAGTCGGATGAATTCCCATTCATACTTTGCCACATACATGCTCTCTTCCttcaattctaaaaattctccttttttttctttttaacgtATCGCCACCTGATATATCTCAATTCACCCGGTCTTTCGGAACGACTGATATCAAAGTAGTCCACCACTTGTAAGCTTCTTGTCTTAGTAGTGATATGGCACATCTTTAACCATCCTCGGGTTAGCACATCATTTCATCGAAAACTCGCTAAGTATTTTCCAACCAGTATTCAGTTCTAGTTGGACCGGATCATCATCCTTCTAATCTTTGAATTCTTAATCCCCACACTTTCAAATCTTATCAATCAGAGGCCGATGAACACTTACTGTATTTTAAGGAAAATGGGGTGTTGTAGGAGGCACGGTCGGGGGTAGAGATTGAGGAGCCAAGAGAGTATCTCCCGTGAATTGTGTACACCAttaattcatcatttggaagaaggcatCTCGCACTTCACTTTCAAACCCTTGCGGAACGACCATACTATATGTTGCTCCTAGATCGAAACAGGGAACTGTTGGAATAATGGCAgcaacaaaaagaaagagaacaaGACAGAGAAAAAAGgaggaagaaacaaaaacaatttacttGCTCACAAACGTGCAGCAAGGAAGCAATCTGCCTTACACAACTGATAtgcttaatttttcaataagaaaaacaatacatttatagCCAACTACATCAGTTATTactacctactaccactaagtaGCCTAGTAACTTTAAAAACATTGCTTGTACTCAAACAAACCACCTAAACTAGTCATTCAACACCTAAACATATCAAGCTGTCATCAGCTTGTTCATTTTCAAGTAGTTTAATCaacaaagaaactaaagagaaaaaCTTAACTTGCACACAAGCTGATTATGTCAATCAGcacctaaaaacatcaaaacaataccaacttagttcattttcaactaagtagcttaacaaagaaactaaagagaaaaccTTCTGTTACAAAGCAAGTATACGTCTTCTTGCATGTCATCAACCGCATGCACTTCAACCAAAACATGTAAcagcagcatggttggccaatctcaacactcctccttggactcCATGCTGCAAATACCAGTCATTCATCAAGTTTTTGAACTTGGCAGCCCTTAGATGCTTTGTTTCAAGCTGACcaattcattttcaacattggcctcattcacaaacaaatctgacTTACACACTTGACTATCCCAGTCTTTTTGTGCCAAAGatttgttcaccaaatggagTCTTCTCCTCCTTCACAGCCTTGGTTGACAACACATCTTACCTTGTTTCTTTGTTCACTACAATCCTGCTTCTTCTTGTACAAACAGTTCGTGAGTACAGTTTATTTGCCTTCATTCTGCCATTTTGGCTTGCAATTCGACAGGCTCACACTTTGCTTAATGTCTTCAACAGGCTTGCAACTATACAACACGCATTAAGCTTCCACATGTTGCTGAGCTCACACCTTTGACAAACTCACATCTTTGCATATTGTCTTCAATAAGTGTCTTCAACAGGCTCGCACTTTGCTAAGCTTGCAGCTTTGACATCTTGCTAAGCTTGCACATTTGGAAAGCTCACACCTttccttgaaactcctccttcAGCTTATTCAAGCTTGTTTGGGGGTCTTATAAGTTTGAGCCGATGCTGTCTTCTCTTGCTTGTGCTTTGAcagcttctttctttttaacaggCAACGGAAGCAAAATCAATGGCCCTTAAGACTTAGGCTcttgataccatttgttggaacaatggcagcagcaaaaagaaagagaacaaGACAGAGAACAaaggagg harbors:
- the LOC128035428 gene encoding secreted RxLR effector protein 161-like, which gives rise to MDRSNALPTPMVANNRLTAEEGSPLEDDHQYRSIVGALQYIVITKPDIAYSVNKVCQFMHKPLTGHLKAVKRILRYLQGTLNYGLQFTRASKFLLEGYSDASWGSDIDDRRSTSGYCIFLGGNPVSWSSKKQHVVSRSTAEAEYRSVAHVTAEMTWIQSLLTELFVPSLPKALVWCDSSGAIAVAGNPVMHSKFKHVELDIFSLREKVAAGVVQVGHVPGTHQLADILTKPLSASGFNRFRDLLRVVNMN
- the LOC105762968 gene encoding uncharacterized protein LOC105762968 — encoded protein: MVRGLQQIAKQSWKHISLLHNKKMAASYHARSNSLPSRQHPIVSQIDENLNRLRASQSASTSSLIGHNLSGLQDLHECVDVLLQFPLTQQALAQEKQREMVEELLDGSLMLLDVCTTAKDALLQTKECTQELQSILRRRRGAEGLANEFRKYLTSRKAMKKAICKALKNLKHIQNKLSTPGENGAVISVLRDVEAVTISVLESVLSFISGPEAEPKSSRWSLVLKLMHQKKVMCEEEQKANKFLTAEAAVRSCIKSENMKHVENVQKELQSSELSIQDLEEGLETLSRHMIKTRVTVLNIISC